In the genome of Acidobacteriota bacterium, one region contains:
- the thiS gene encoding sulfur carrier protein ThiS produces the protein MTVIVNGNQTAMAEGSGIGELIKSLGLNPERVAVELNKTIVRRAAWGSTTIREGDRVEIVHFVGGGQGTCEA, from the coding sequence TTGACCGTCATCGTTAATGGAAATCAAACCGCTATGGCTGAAGGCTCCGGCATCGGTGAGCTAATCAAGTCTCTTGGCCTGAACCCGGAACGAGTAGCCGTTGAATTGAATAAAACGATCGTTCGCCGCGCCGCCTGGGGCTCGACAACGATCCGCGAAGGTGACAGAGTAGAAATCGTGCATTTTGTAGGGGGAGGGCAAGGGACTTGTGAGGCGTGA
- a CDS encoding thiazole synthase, which translates to MADSLVIAGREFRSRLILGSGKYASFDLMVKALEVSGTDMVTVAVRRVNLTDRANESLLDHIDTKKYHILPNTAGCYSAEEAVRTAMLAREVLDNNWIKLEVIGDEKTLFPDNQGLLEATRELVKEGFVVLPYFNDDLIVARRLIDAGAAAVMPLAAPIGSGLGIQNLTNLRILREQIHEVPLIVDAGVGTASDAALAMELGVDGVLMNTGIAGASDPVAMAEAMNLAVRAGRLAFLAGRIPRKLYASASSPIEGLSK; encoded by the coding sequence ATGGCAGATTCACTCGTCATCGCAGGTCGCGAGTTTCGGTCGCGCTTGATTCTAGGCTCGGGGAAGTACGCAAGCTTCGATCTCATGGTGAAAGCACTGGAGGTATCGGGCACCGATATGGTGACCGTTGCAGTCAGGCGGGTTAACCTGACTGATCGCGCGAACGAGTCGCTGCTCGATCACATCGATACGAAGAAGTATCATATCCTCCCAAATACTGCCGGGTGTTATTCGGCGGAGGAGGCAGTACGCACGGCGATGCTGGCGCGAGAAGTGCTCGACAACAATTGGATTAAGCTTGAAGTGATTGGTGACGAGAAGACCTTGTTCCCGGATAATCAGGGATTGTTGGAGGCGACGCGTGAACTGGTGAAAGAAGGCTTCGTCGTATTGCCGTACTTCAATGATGATTTGATCGTGGCTCGACGACTGATCGACGCCGGCGCAGCCGCGGTTATGCCGCTTGCTGCGCCAATCGGTTCGGGACTTGGGATTCAGAACCTCACCAACCTCAGGATCTTGCGCGAGCAAATACATGAAGTTCCACTGATCGTCGACGCCGGAGTCGGGACAGCTTCTGACGCCGCGTTAGCGATGGAGCTAGGCGTTGACGGAGTTCTTATGAATACCGGCATCGCGGGCGCTTCCGATCCGGTTGCGATGGCCGAAGCGATGAACCTGGCGGTGCGGGCAGGCAGGCTTGCGTTCCTCGCCGGGCGGATACCGAGAAAACTTTACGCTTCGGCGTCGAGCCCGATTGAAGGATTGTCGAAGTAA